A genomic segment from Phragmites australis chromosome 6, lpPhrAust1.1, whole genome shotgun sequence encodes:
- the LOC133923159 gene encoding G-type lectin S-receptor-like serine/threonine-protein kinase LECRK2: MPVALTSRNLTTGDTLMPPSYITSPSGDFAFGFRALDSDTSSFLLAIWFHFDGTVVWFATDAGSGSAVVAAGQSVLSLTAAGQLSLSDPDGNTALWNPIQIYGSLLVLRDNGNLQFIGAGGSPVVWESFQYPTDTLLPGQSMRPGTNLRSRRADMGFSLGHFSFNVQRDGNIVMYMTGLPGDSSPVNAYWNTGTSRAQDGNTTLFFDVEPAGHLYYILTDASKHNLTTPQFLHSTTSSFYQHARLEPDGIFRVYIIPKSTTIGNATWAIVDQLPTDGCKTITTGLHGMCGPNSYCIYRTNKQRIDCECPIGYVFVDPQFRYKGCIPAFPPDSCDGKNHSAEFKLMELPNTNWVNSVFYKRHTLTTEEQCRNLCLNSCFCAAALFDGKNCSEIGMLLTGWQTNDTTTRTLVKVRTRGPPLQILPYVVIAVLAMLFLATACILLGYCYITKKARKNLLSARVFTRKELCRATNGFDKLLGQGGFGKVYHGFVKSLQPPDVAVKQLSSIDEYREKEFENEVQSIGRIHHKNLVRMVGYCKEGVHRMLVFEFMPGGSLGEFLFKSERPSWSWRAEAAVAIARGLEYLHYGCTSQIIHCDIKPDNILLDSKYAPKITDFGIARLLGDNKVKQTITHVRGTLGYLAPEWFNNERQVDSKVDVFSFGIVLLEMICCKKHPDQDGPRRDDDHSDLGMAVTLRAWVADLIREDNIERIVQGDSDALQDLQRVERFARVAIWCVQVDPSTRPTMRNVVWMLEGAMDVDPLPDPPRTLDFSATTLSASSGSGSGTHDHSSSMTE; the protein is encoded by the coding sequence ATGCCTGTGGCCCTGACCTCGCGCAACCTAACCACCGGTGACACCCTGATGCCACCAAGCTACATCACTAGCCCCTCCGGCGACTTCGCCTTCGGTTTCCGCGCCCTTGACTCCGACACATCCAGCTTCCTCCTAGCAATATGGTTTCACTTTGATGGTACAGTCGTTTGGTTCGCCACAGACGCGGGCTCAGGCTCCGCTGTGGTTGCCGCAGGGCAGTCTGTTCTTAgcctcaccgccgccggccAACTCTCGCTGTCTGACCCCGACGGCAACACTGCATTATGGAACCCTATCCAAATCTATGGCTCCCTTCTCGTGCTGCGAGACAACGGCAACCTCCAATTCATTGGTGCCGGTGGTAGCCCTGTTGTCTGGGAAAGCTTTCAATACCCCACAGATACTCTACTCCCAGGCCAGTCTATGCGCCCTGGAACAAATCTTCGGTCCAGGAGAGCAGACATGGGCTTTTCCCTCGGCCATTTCAGCTTCAATGTGCAGAGAGATGGAAACATAGTCATGTACATGACGGGCCTACCAGGAGACTCCAGCCCCGTTAACGCCTACTGGAACACCGGTACTTCACGTGCTCAAGACGGGAACACGACCCTCTTCTTCGACGTCGAGCCTGCAGGACACCTCTACTACATACTCACGGATGCCAGTAAGCACAACTTGACAACCCCCCAGTTCTTGCATTCCACCACTAGCAGTTTCTACCAACATGCCAGGCTCGAACCAGACGGCATCTTTCGTGTCTACATCATCCCCAAAAGCACCACCATTGGCAACGCCACATGGGCTATCGTGGATCAGTTACCAACTGATGGCTGCAAAACAATAACCACTGGATTGCATGGTATGTGCGGACCGAATTCATACTGCATATATCGTACTAACAAGCAGCGCATCGACTGCGAGTGCCCAATTGGTTATGTCTTCGTGGACCCGCAGTTTAGGTACAAGGGCTGCATTCCAGCATTTCCTCCGGACAGTTGTGACGGGAAGAACCATTCTGCTGAGTTCAAGCTCATGGAGTTGCCCAACACAAACTGGGTAAACTCAGTATTCTACAAGAGGCACACATTAACAACAGAGGAGCAGTGTCGCAACTTGTGCCTGAATAGCTGCTTTTGTGCAGCCGCATTGTTCGATGGAAAAAACTGCTCGGAGATCGGGATGCTCCTAACTGGGTGGCAAACAAATGACACAACTACAAGGACACTGGTGAAGGTGCGAACAAGAGGACCCCCTCTTCAGATACTACCTTATGTAGTCATTGCTGTCTTAGCCATGCTATTTTTGGCCACTGCTTGCATCCTCTTGGGGTATTGCTATATTACcaagaaagcaagaaagaaTTTGCTAAGTGCAAGAGTTTTCACTCGCAAGGAGCTCTGTCGAGCAACCAATGGCTTCGACAAGTTGTTGGGCCAAGGGGGCTTTGGCAAAGTTTACCATGGCTTTGTTAAATCTCTACAACCACCTGATGTTGCAGTGAAGCAACTTAGCAGCATAGATGAGTACAGAGAAAAGGAATTCGAGAATGAGGTGCAGTCAATTGGTCGCATCCACCATAAGAACCTGGTTCGAATGGTTGGATACTGTAAGGAAGGGGTGCACCGAATGCTCGTGTTCGAGTTCATGCCGGGAGGCTCGCTTGGTGAGTTCCTCTTCAAGTCCGAGAGGCCGTCTTGGAGCTGGCGTGCTGAGGCTGCAGTAGCCATTGCGAGGGGGCTGGAATACCTACACTACGGGTGCACCTCCCAAATCATCCACTGCGACATCAAACCTGACAACATACTATTGGATAGCAAGTATGCCCCGAAGATAACGGACTTTGGGATTGCCAGGCTCCTCGGCGACAACAAGGTGAAGCAAACAATCACTCATGTTCGAGGTACGTTAGGCTATCTTGCACCGGAGTGGTTCAACAATGAGAGGCAGGTGGACAGCAAGGTGGACGTGTTCAGCTTCGGCATTGTGCTTCTAGAGATGATCTGCTGCAAGAAGCACCCGGACCAGGATGGGCCACGACGTGACGACGACCACTCGGACCTAGGCATGGCTGTGACACTAAGAGCCTGGGTAGCGGACCTGATTAGAGAAGACAACATTGAGCGTATTGTGCAGGGAGACAGCGACGCCCTACAGGACCTGCAGAGGGTGGAGAGGTTCGCGCGCGTCGCGATTTGGTGCGTGCAGGTGGATCCGTCGACGAGGCCAACGATGCGGAACGTGGTGTGGATGCTGGAGGGTGCCATGGATGTTGACCCTCTACCTGACCCTCCAAGGACTCTCGACTTCTCTGCGACGACCCTCTCCGCTAGCAGCGGCAGTGGAAGTGGAACCCATGATCACTCCAGTAGTATGACTGAGTGA
- the LOC133923158 gene encoding cysteine proteinase inhibitor 5-like — protein sequence MRSLAAVVVVPLVVVVALAVVSVPIASSTVAGVAPTSAPWVTITNIGDPLYQQVANFALLIHTFVFKEKLSLVQVVSGSVQAIGVGNNYSLLLRAANGTGSVGRYLTEVWGVPGSTERTWKVLSFERVAGN from the coding sequence ATGAGGTCTCTTGCAGCAGTAGTGGTTGTGCCCTTGGTCGTTGTGGTCGCCCTGGCCGTTGTCAGTGTGCCGATAGCCTCCTCCACTGTGGCCGGCGTGGCCCCGACCTCGGCGCCGTGGgtcaccatcaccaacatcggCGACCCCTTGTACCAGCAGGTGGCCAACTTCGCGCTGCTGATCCACACGTTTGTGTTCAAGGAGAAGCTCAGTCTCGTGCAGGTGGTCTCCGGGAGCGTGCAGGCCATCGGCGTCGGCAACAACTACAGCCTCCTGCTGCGGGCGGCGAACGGCACGGGGAGCGTCGGCAGGTACCTGACGGAGGTATGGGGCGTGCCCGGGTCGACGGAGAGGACGTGGAAGGTGCTCTCGTTCGAGCGCGTCGCCGGGAACTGA